Part of the Ruania alba genome is shown below.
GTTCGAGGTGGCCACGGACGATGGTCAACGGTGTGCGCAGTTCGTGACCTACGTCGTCCAACAACTGACGCTGTGATGTGAAGGCGTGGTCGAGCCTGGCGAGCATGTCGTTGAACGTGGCACTGAGTAGGGCGAGGTCGTCGTTCCCGGACAGGGTGATTCGGCGGCTCAGATCGTCCGAGGAGCCGATCTCCTCGGCGGTGGTCCGTAGAACTTTCAGGGGGGCGAGCAGCTGACCCACCACGAACCAGCCGATCAGGGTGATCCAGGCCAGGGCAGCCACTGCCACGAGTGCATAGGTGCGGAACGTGCCCTCGATCTGGTCGTACTCGGCATCCACGTCGAACGCGAGGACCAGGGCGCCCGGCTCACTGGGCGGGTCGGTGGTGACGGGCAGCGCGAGGACCCGATAGGTGCGTTGGGAGGTCTCGACCGTGAAAACGTCGGCCCGGTCCCATCCTGAGGCGGGCGAGACGGCGGTCAGCAGTTCCGGGTCGTCCTCGATCCGGAACGAGGTGGCGATCTCCGGGACGTGTGAGACCTCCCCGTCGATGAACCCTGCCAGCGCCTCATGGGTGGCCGGCACCACGCGACTGAGCACCGTGCGCAGCACCGCCGAGACGGAGGCGAACGGCTCCCCGGTACTCGGGTCGACGCCGATCTCGGCGAGAGTGCGGATCTCCTCCGCGGACCGGTTCAGCGAGTCGTCCAGGCGAGCCAGGCTCCGATCGCGTTCCAGCGAGTAGGCACTCACCCCGGCCGCTGCGAGTGCGAGCGCGGAGAGGATCGTCAGTGCCGCCAGTGCGCGCGTGCGGACACTGGTTCGGGGTGGGGAAAGCGCAGACGCACGGTGCCAGTATCCCTGCTCACGATGATCCGACGCCTCCGGTGGCGTGTCGGGGGTCATCCCTGGGCGGTTCGACTCACGCGCACTCGCCGGGTAGACTCCTCGCCAGGTGGTTGACGTCCGCCATGCTGGTTCGTGCCCGGTTCCTGGAAAGACCGGTCCGTCCCAGGCGGTGTCGACTGCTGCGAAGGGCAGTGGCGCAATTGGTAGCGCACCGGTCTCCAAAACCGGCGGTTGTGGGTTCGAGTCCCTCCTGCCCTGCTCCTCACCCGCGAGGGTGAAACCCAGGCCAGCCGATCCGAGGACACATCCGTGAGCAACTCCACCAACGCCGATTCGGGCGAGCCCGACGACGTCGGTCGTGACGACGCTGCCCGCGGGGAAGACGACCTCGACCAGGCGGCTGAGCACGAGTCCGGCGCGGACGAGTCGAACGAGGGCTCCCCGGTGGACGAATCCGCCGGCGCGGACGAGTCCAAGGGCGAGGACTCGGCGGAGACCGAGGCTGCCGCGGCCGCTGTGGCGGAGCGTCGTTCGAAGCGCGCGAGCGCCTCGGTGCGCGCGGACGATGCGGGCAAGGGGCGTCGTACGGCGTCGCGGTCTGAGGCTGAGGCGGCCCGTGCCGCCCAGCCGAATGCCTTCGCACGGATCTGGCGCTTCATCCGCCAGGTGATCGCTGAACTCCGCAAGGTCGTCACTCCCACCCGCACAGAGCTCCTGACCTACGTGGCCGTCGTCATCGTGTTCTTGATCGTGATGATGGCCTACGTGGGCGTGCTGGACTACGGCTTCGGCCGTCTGGTGCTCTGGGCGTTCGGCGGCTGAGCCGCCGCAGGCTCGTCAGGGCTGCGAACATCGACGATCCGGCGACAGGCTGGAACACTGAAGAGACTCAAGGGAAGTAGGTCAGGACGTGTCTGAAGAGACTCACCCCACCGGGGACGTGTCGGCGGCGGACGTGCCGGCGGACGTCACGGACGGCGAGAGCGCCGTGGCCGGTGACGGCGAGGCTGTGGTCGAGGACGCGACCGTCGACGCTCCCGCTGCTGCTGAGGACGTGGTGGAGGACCCCGTTGAGGCGTTCCGCTCCGAGCTGCGTTCGCTTCCGGGCGAGTGGTACGTGATCCACTCCTACGCCGGATATGAGAACCGGGTGAAGGCGAACCTGGAATCGCGGATCCAGTCGCTCAACATGGAGGACTACATCTTCGGCGTCGAGGTGCCGATGGAAGAAGTCGTCGAGATCAAGAACTCCGTCCGCAAGGTCGTGCGCCGGGTCCGCGTGCCCAGCTACGTGCTCGTGCGGATGGACCTCACCGACGAGTCCTGGGGTGCCGTCCGGCACACACCGGGCGTCACCGGTTTCGTCGGACACACGCACTCACCGGTTCCGCTGACCATGGACGAGGTCATGTCGATGCTGGCCACCAACATCGGGTCCAAGGCCCCGACGGCGCAGCCCTCCGGCGGTAAGTCGGCGGCATCGGCCGTACAGGTCGACTTCTCCGTCGGCGAGTCGGTCACCGTCACCGACGGCCCGTTCGACACGTTGCCGGCCACCATCTCCGAGATCAACGCCGAGAACCAGAAGCTCAAGGTGCTGGTCTCGATCTTCGGCCGCGAGACGCCGGTCGAGCTGTCGTTCAACCAGGTCGCCAAGATCTGAAACGCACGGGGGCTCCGCCCCCGCGTACCCCCACGAAAAACCACACACGCACGGGGGCTTCGCCCCCCGTGTTCCCCCTAAAGGACCCACGCACGGGGCAAGCCCCCGTGACTCCCAATCACAGACTTCCGAGGGCTCCGCCCTCGGGATCCGAAGTTAGCTTCGGATTGCAACCGGGTCATCGCCCACGGCGTCGGCCCACCACCTAGAAAGCGAATCTGATATGCCTCCCAAGAAGAAGGTCTCTGGCCTGATCAAGCTCCAGATCCAGGCCGGTGCTGCCAATCCGGCCCCGCCGATCGGGCCCGCCCTCGGTCAGCACGGCGTGAACATCATGGAGTTCTGCAAGGCCTACAACGCCGCGACCGAGTCCCAGCGCGGCAACGTGATCCCGGTAGAGATCACGGTCTACGAAGACCGCTCGTTCACCTTCATCACCAAGACTCCGCCCGCAGCCGAGCTCATCAAGAAGGCAGCCGGCGTCGCCAAGGGGTCCGGCACGCCGCACACTGCGAAGGTCGGCACGCTCACCCAGGACCAGGTGCGCGAGATCGCCGAGACGAAGATGGAAGACCTGAACGCCCGCGACATGGACGCAGCCGCGAAGATCATCGCCGGAACTGCGCGCTCGATGGGCATCACGGTCTCCTGAGCCTCACTCATACGCGGGCCGCT
Proteins encoded:
- the secE gene encoding preprotein translocase subunit SecE; translated protein: MSNSTNADSGEPDDVGRDDAARGEDDLDQAAEHESGADESNEGSPVDESAGADESKGEDSAETEAAAAAVAERRSKRASASVRADDAGKGRRTASRSEAEAARAAQPNAFARIWRFIRQVIAELRKVVTPTRTELLTYVAVVIVFLIVMMAYVGVLDYGFGRLVLWAFGG
- the rplK gene encoding 50S ribosomal protein L11, with product MPPKKKVSGLIKLQIQAGAANPAPPIGPALGQHGVNIMEFCKAYNAATESQRGNVIPVEITVYEDRSFTFITKTPPAAELIKKAAGVAKGSGTPHTAKVGTLTQDQVREIAETKMEDLNARDMDAAAKIIAGTARSMGITVS
- a CDS encoding sensor histidine kinase; translation: MTPDTPPEASDHREQGYWHRASALSPPRTSVRTRALAALTILSALALAAAGVSAYSLERDRSLARLDDSLNRSAEEIRTLAEIGVDPSTGEPFASVSAVLRTVLSRVVPATHEALAGFIDGEVSHVPEIATSFRIEDDPELLTAVSPASGWDRADVFTVETSQRTYRVLALPVTTDPPSEPGALVLAFDVDAEYDQIEGTFRTYALVAVAALAWITLIGWFVVGQLLAPLKVLRTTAEEIGSSDDLSRRITLSGNDDLALLSATFNDMLARLDHAFTSQRQLLDDVGHELRTPLTIVRGHLELMDPTDADDAATTRALALDELDRMNLLVEDLMTLAKSRRPDFVTRSEVDVALLTDDVLAKAATLGSRRWVLDSLADVRIQADPRRLTQALLQLASNAVKFSADGSTVAVGSALSSDETTVSLWVRDEGVGIPEADQERVFGRFERLDPVTEGIGLGLPIVASIAEAHGGRTTVDSAPGAGTTITIHLPVVDSVTDAHHKAPTDTASKEHR
- the nusG gene encoding transcription termination/antitermination protein NusG — protein: MSEETHPTGDVSAADVPADVTDGESAVAGDGEAVVEDATVDAPAAAEDVVEDPVEAFRSELRSLPGEWYVIHSYAGYENRVKANLESRIQSLNMEDYIFGVEVPMEEVVEIKNSVRKVVRRVRVPSYVLVRMDLTDESWGAVRHTPGVTGFVGHTHSPVPLTMDEVMSMLATNIGSKAPTAQPSGGKSAASAVQVDFSVGESVTVTDGPFDTLPATISEINAENQKLKVLVSIFGRETPVELSFNQVAKI